The sequence below is a genomic window from Patescibacteria group bacterium.
GCTAACGATATATTTAAGAATTTCCCTGCCCATCGAGCTAGGGTAGGGGCCAGCCTAGATAGCCAGCCTTTACTACAGGAAGCATTTGACAGAGTCACGGACTCAGTCAGATCTCGGCCAGAAATAGTGGCAAATCAAGTGGGTGCGGCAGCCACCGGAATTATTGGCAGTTTGTTTGGCTTTATTACATTCTTAGTTTTGACATTTTACTTTTTAATGAGTGGTAGAGAGATATCCTCGGCAATGGTAAAATATGTACCTTCAAGAAAGAGCCAGAAGGAGATTATAGCCATCGGCAAGGAGAGTTCTGTAAAGCTAGGGCACTGGATTAGGTCGCAGGTGATCATGTCGATTATTGTTTTTTTGACAACATATTTAGTATTAAGTATAATAGGAGTTGAATTTAGCCTTTCTCTGGCTCTTTTTGCGGGACTTTTACAGTTCGTGCCCTTCGTGGGGCCTCTACTGGGGGCAGCTCCAGCTTTGCTAGCAGCTCTTGTTATATCCCCGCTAAATGCGCTCATATATTCCGCCTCGGTGCTAATTGTGCAAATGCTACTTGCCAATGTAATAGCCCCCCAGCTATTCAACAAAGCCATAGGGGTCTCACCAGTTGTAATATTAATTGCGGCCTTAATCGGCTTCAGCTTGCTTGGACCTGTAGGTGTGATACTTGCTGTGCCAATAGCGGCAGTGGTTGATGTAGTTTTCGATAGTCTAGGACCTGACTATGTTAAGGATAAGATATTTGATGCTACAAAATCCTAGCCTCGGTATGCCTTAATCTGTTACAATAGTTTTTATGGACATTACATTCTCTAACAATAATACGATAAAAATATCTGGCAAAAGCTCTAGTATTATAATAAATCCAACATCGGCAGTAAAAGCTGATCTTCTTCTTTTCACCGACCCTTCTGCAAGCAGGCTAGAGCAGAAGTCCTTTTATGGACCGGGTGAGTATGAGGTTCTGGGGGCTATGGTCGATGGGATCGAGATCGACAAGGGCAACACTGCTTATAGTGTGGTGTCAGACGACATTCACATCACCTATATAGTAGATCTATTGGCTCCACTTAGTAACACCCAGCTGGAGAGTATGGACGGCGTAGATATCTTAATTATCGCCGTCAAGGACGACAAAGCCGATTTATTAAATAAGGTTATTAGCCAGGTGGAGCCAAGCGTATTGATCCCAATTATGATCGATGAATCGGAGATAGCTAAGATTAAGGCAGAATTTGGTAAGGATATTGAACCAATGGAGCGCTACAAAATCACCAAAAAGGATCTACCTTTAGAGACCCAAGAGCTAGTATTGCTCAAATAGTAAGTTATCTGGTAGGAAAATGCTTCACTTACTGAATAATTTATAAAAATCCTACCACTAATAAATAAGCCCTCGTTATTGAGGGTTTATTTATTAGCGTTTTCTAGTTCTTTTGCATCTATCTGCTTCTGGTACTTGTTGAGAGTTCGAATAGTACTGGCAGCTAGGCGAAGTTTTACCTTCTTGCCATCGATTATAAGGGTTTTAGGCTGTAAGTTTGGTTTCCAGGTACGCTTAACATGCCGCTGTGAGTGGCTCACATGGTTGCCGAATTGCTTACCTTTTCCTGTTAGATCGCATCTGTATGACATAATCTCAGTATTCTAGCACATTTGAACATCACAATCAATATCCTTGTAGGGGTCATTAATAAAAATCGCTCGATCGTGCTAAAATAGTATGTATGGAAATGTTAATTACTATAGTATTTTATGTAATAATTTTGGTGATAGTGCTGACTGTGCACGAATTCAGCCATGCTTGGGCCAGCCACATGCTCGGTGATGTTACAGCCAAAAGAGAAGGTCGTTTGACCCTAAACCCAGCCTCCCACATAGATCCGTTCATGACACTACTATTGCCCCTAGGTCTGATACTACTTGGCAGCCCTGTGGTGTTTGGAGCAGCTAAGCCAGTACCTTTTAACCCATATGCGGTACGGTACGGTAAGTGGGGTGCAGCCTTAGTCGCTTTTGCTGGCCCGGCTAGCAATCTATTAATGGCCTTAGTTGTGGGGCTTTATCTGAGGTTTGTAGCTATTGGTGGCCTCGGTGGGGAATTCTTAATTCAGTTTGTACTCGTAAATGTGGCGTTTTTTGTCTTTAATATGATTCCTTTTCCACCTCTAGACGGCAGCAGATTGCTTTATGCAGTGGCACCCCCTGGCCTACAGGATATCATGGACCGAATAGAGCAGTTTGGCTTAGTAGCTGTATTTGCGATGGTCTTTATACTATTCCAGATCACCGGCCCGGCTTTTAGTAATATTATATTCCTTATAGCTTCGTTTATTCTGGGTAAACCAGTCTACTAGATGATATAATTATATCGCTTTCTACGGCACTCGCGTATTTAAGGCGTAGTAACTTTTTCCGGTTACTTTTAACTTTAGGGAGTCTTAGATTGCTCTCCGATTAATCGGTAGATGCTGCGGACACCCACCTGCAAATTGGCGGGAAAGGTTATCCACGCTAGCGGTGTCTGTGGATTGCTCAATTATAATAAATATAGAGCCCAGTTGGGCTCTATATTTATTATAATTTCCAATACTTTCGATATTTATTTTCACCATCAATTGTCTGGGCTATGATGAGTTTTATTTCTGATTTTAAACCTAACTGTTTGCGCAAGCTGGCGACCAGCTTCGCAGGATTGTATGGGCATAGCCAGAGACCCTTAGCATAGTTAACAAACCCATGGCGCTTGAGGGTTAGGATTAGCTGATTACGCATCACTTTTTTAGCCTCTGGGACATCGAATGTAATCAAGTACCATCGCCCGTCCCATCTTTCAGGAATAGTGAAGGCATCTTCTGCCACCTGATGAGCTTTTAATCTGTCTTTGCCCTTTAAGGTTATTTTATAGACCTTTTCGCTATCAAGGACTCCTACACTAATATATCCCTGCCTAGCCAAAAGGGCCACGGTGTCAATTATCCTGCGCCGGGGGGTTGTTTTATTGGAGTTTATGAAAAGTTCTAATAATGCCTTATTAGAACTCAAGTCGCCCAGGGTGGCGACTTTTTTGGTCTGAATTAGCCTTAAGACTATGGCTGTTTTGTTAGAGTTGTTACTCATCTGGAGTTTTGGCACACATAAATTACTTACTACATAAACATTATGCCTTAGCATAACTATTATGTAAATACCTTTTCAATACTTTTTTAAATTTTGTGTATTTTATATCTGTTGACGATTCACTATTAGGCTTTACGATTTTTTAATTAACTTTAAATTATAATAGCTGATTCTTGAAAGCAATGCTGCCCAGCAACGCCCCAGTTACCCAGGAATAGGTGAACGAAATTTTCAATAAAAAGTAGGTACCTTAAGCGGTATTATTTCTTACAATTAAAAAAGTTTAGTAATTAATACTAAACTTGATCTTAAACTTGGTCGGGGTGACAGGACTTGAACCTGCGACCTCACGGCCCCCAGCCGTACGCGCTACCAACTGCGCCACACCCCGTCAGACTAGATTAATACTATCTGATATGGCACAGGAGCTCAAGGCTTGCTACAATATGGTTATGCTATTAATCGAGTTTATCTCTTGGTGGTACGGCCGAGGCTACATGCTACTCTTTAAGAAGTTGCAGGCTTTGATTATTTCGATATGGCAAAAGTTTTCGGTGGCTACGCTAGTCAAGACCTTGGTTGATCCCTGGCGAAGAATAGTGACTGATCCTGGGAAATCCCTGCAAGATAAGTCTAGGGCTATTTTGGATAATGCTGTCTCTAGGGTAGTCGGATTCACAATTAGAGTTATAGTTATCATATCGGCATTTATATCTATAGCTTTGCTATTCGTGGTAGGCCTGCTACTGGCTGTAGCTTGGCCGCTAGCACCAGTGCTCATCATATTGCCATTTGTATTGGCGGTAACATGAGGCCAGTATCCTACTCGAATTCTATAAGAGTTTCAAAGGCCAGATTGGCGAGCCATCTTAAGGATGGGTTCACTAAGTCCATTTTGCTGTTTTCGTGGCTACTTATCGCCCTGGGGGTAACCCTATACATCACCTCTCCGGTGAAACCAGCCATACTGCTAGCTAGCTTGGGTATTGTAGGTCTAATATTCTCGGTATGGGCAAGATGGGATTTGGGATCGGTAAGGGCAGTCTATAACCCTGATTCGTCAGAAATACTAATTGATGATGTTGCGACCGAGGACATCGTATTCCTCGTAAACGATAAACAAAGCCCAAGGCAGGTATTATCGGCAATATCTAGTAATTGGCAGGTAGCATTTATACTCACTAGGTATCAGGTAGATATAGCTTTATTGGCAAGTTCGGTGTCTAATGACCCAGGCCAGTCCCAGGCTCTATGGAATCGGGCCTTTATGATTGCTGGCCAGGTTCCTATAAAAGAGATATCCTCCGGGGTTTTATTAGTAGCGATGTTTATTGAAAATCCAATAATGAAAGATTGGCTGCTAAAAAATGGTATGGATGTTCAGGATGTAATTGGCGGTTTAATGTGGGAGGAATCATTATGGAAGAGGATAATCAGCCCAAAGGCTCAAAATAACTACGGCGGTATTGGGCGCGACTGGTCATCTGGGTATACGCCAATATTGGACCATTATGGCCAGAATATTAGTATTGCAATAATGGATGGCAAGCAGGACTTCTCGAGTGTTCACAGAGGCAATGTGATAGAGCAAATACTCACCAACTTGGCCAAGGCCGATAGGAACAACATTGCCATGGTGGGTGAGGTCGGAGTCGGCAAGACCGCTCTGGTGTATGCCTTAGCAGAAAAGCTGATAGACGGCGAAGATGTACCTGACCAACTCAAGTATAAGCAAATTTTCCAAATGGATTCAGGTACCGTGACAGCTTCCGTAAGTAAGAATTTGAGCCTAGAGCTGATATTTAAGGAAATAATAAGCAATGTATCTAGGGCTGGGAATATAATGATTTATCTAGATGAAGCCCAGTTATTTTTCGGTACGGGGTCTGGCTCAGTAGATATATCAAGCATACTACTACCCGCCATAAAGGCTACGGGAATCAGTTTAATAGCTAGCTTTTCGCTGGACGACTGGAGTCGACTTAGCTCATCCAACCCCAACCTAGCTAGTTTGTTTGCCAGGGTAGATGTCGAGCCTTCTGATAGAGAGCAAACTATCGGCATACTTCAGGATATTTCAATCCAGCTCGAAGCCAAGAATAAGGCCACTGTGACCTTTAAGGCTTTGCAGTCGGCCTATGATCTTTCAGAGCGTTACTTGCGCAATAAGGCTATGCCGGCAAGGGCGATAGATTTGCTTAGTGATAGCATGAGCTATGCTTCTGGGGGGCTGGTTACCGCAGAGTCAGTTGCCCGAGCTACCGAAATAATCACTAATACCAAGGTCAGCCAGGCATCGGAAGCCGAAAAAACACAACTATTGAATCTGGAAGATTTAATCCATGAAAGAATGATTAATCAGAGTCAGGCTGTCAAGGTGGTATCTGACGCCTTAAGAAGGTCTAGGGCCGGTGTCCGAAACACTAATCGGCCAGTCGGTAGCTTTTTGTTCCTGGGCCCCACCGGAGTGGGTAAGACAGAACTTACTAAGGCCCTAGCAGCTGTGTACTACGGTAGTGAAGCCAGCATGAACAGACTAGATATGAGTGAGTACCAAAACAAAAGTGATATTAAGCGCTTGCTTGAATCAGCCGGCAAGACATCTAGCGGTAGTAGCTTTTTACAAAAGATCAATCAGAACCCATTTAGCGTCGTTTTGCTAGATGAAATTGAAAAGGCTCATCCAGATATCCTTAATCTTCTCCTTCAAATGCTTGACGAGGGTATGCTCACAGACACTGCTGGCCACAAGATAAGCTTTAAGGAAGCGATAATTATATGTACATCAAATGCTGGAGCTAACGATATCAGGGCTCAGATATCAGCTGGTAAAAAGCTCGAGGAATTTGAGGAAGAGCTGACAGATAAATTAATTGATCAAAATGTATTTAGGCCAGAATTAATCAATCGTTTCGATGAGATAGTGCTATTTAGGCCGCTTAATAAGGAGGAACTTTTGCAGGTGGCGAAATTGATTATTAAAGGAGTAAATAAGCAGCTGGAAGCCAAAAAAGTGACAGTAGTGTTAACCGACCCAGCCATGCTTACGCTAGTAGATCTCGGATATGACCCTCGTTTAGGAGCAAGGCCAATGCGTAGAGTGATATCTAGGTTGGTTGAAAACAAGGTGGCTCAAAAGCTTTTGAGTGGTGAACTCTCGCCTGGTTCGACCCTTACACTTGATGTAGGTGACCTAGAAGTTGTAGTATAGAGACTATGCCCCAATCAGTATTCACTAAAATTAAGAACAAAGAGGTGCCTGGCGTGATCCTTTATGACGACGGTAAATGCTTTGTGATTCTTTCGAATATGCCCCATGCCCCAGGTCACTTATTGGTAATACCGGTCGAGGAGATGGATAGTTGGCAGGACCTTGATACCAAAAGTTTCTTGCACTTAATGGAAGTCGCTCAATACTTCGGCAGGGCCACCAAAGAGATCTATAGCCCACCGAAAGTTAGTTTGGTGGCCATTGGTTTTGAGGTCCCCCATGTGCATATTCACATATTTTCCTTATTTGGGGTGTCTGGTGCTGATCATACTAAGGCCAGCGCCGCTAATATGGAAGAACTTAGCAAAGAAGCCCTAAAGTTCGAAAAATATCTAAAGAAGACCAAAGGTAAGGTCTTATGATGGCCGTATTGGTGGTTGTAACACTAGCTATACTCCAGGGCCTTACAGAGTTCTTGCCGATATCGAGCTCTGGTCACTTGTTCCTGCTCCCCTGGGCCTTTAACCTGCCTAATCCAGGGCTATCCTTTGACGCCGCGATACATATCGGCACAGCCCTAGCACTACTGATATTTTTCTGGAAAGATTTCTATAATCTTGTCAAAAAGCGAGATAAGCTAATAATTTATATATTAGTTGCCTCTATCCCAGCAGCGATAGTTGGGTTTCTGGGAGATAAATACATCGAGAAGTACTTATATCAGTCTAGTACGGCGCCGCTTGTTATCGGAATTGGACTAATTTTTTATGGAATAGTTATGTATGTTATCGATCGAAATGCAAAACTGAAGGACGACATAAGCAGTGTCGGCGGTAAAAAGGCCTTAATTATTGGCTTTGCCCAAGTTCTGGCACTTATCCCCGGAACATCGCGTTCTGGTATTACAATATCTGCAGGTGAGTTCCTTGGTCTGAACCGCGAGTCAGCTGCTCGATTTAGCTTTCTATTGGCGACTCCGATATCTATGGGAGCGGGGCTATACAAATTCGGCCAGATTGTGTCTCAGCCCAGTGGCGGAGTTTCGATATGGCTGACGGTTTTAGGTATCGTAGTGGCTTTCTTTACTGGCCTGGTAGTAATTAAGTGGCTACTGGAATACCTCAAAAGCCATTCTCTCTTGGTCTTCGTTTTATACCGTTTCGCTTTAGGATCCGCAGTGATAGCTCTATGGCTGGTAAAGGGTTAATATGCGCTTAATAGTATACTGCGATGGCGGTTCAAGAGGTAATCCTGGCCCATCGGCTCTAGGTGTTGTCATAAAAACATCAAAGGGTGAAATAATCGAAGAGATAGGTGAGTATCTGGGTGTACAGACCAATAATTTTGCCGAATATAGTGCAGTAGTAAGAGCCCTTGAGAGGCTAAATGAGATGAAGGTCTTGGAGGCTGATTTTTTCTTGGATAGCGAGCTAATAGTTAGGCAATTAAATGGTATCTATAAGGTCAAGAATGCCAATATAAAACCCCTCAACAGTAGGGTTGTTGAGTTATGTAGTGGCATGGATACCACTTTTACTCATGTTTACCGCCAAGATAACAAGCAAGCTGATGCCGTCGTTAATGATGTTTTAGATAGTATTAAATAGACATTTACTTATAAATATCGTATAATATTATACACTGCAAGTTAGTGGATGGCTGCTCGTTTATAGCGAGAGGAAAGTCCGAACAGCATACAGCAACGGTAGTCGTTAACTGCGACCGGGAGTGATCCTCGGGAAAGTGCCACAGAGACTATTCCGCCTCAATTTTTTATTGGGGTAAGGGTGAAAAGAGTGGGGTAAGAGCCCACAGTACAGATAAGTGATTATCTGTAGAGGTAAACCCTACCGGCTGCAAGATTATGGGCCCTTCCGCTTGTCGGAAAGACTGCTTGTCTTCTTATGGGTATATCGCGCCATGTGGCAACACAGGTTTGCTGGCTTTTAGCCAGCCCAAGATAGATGGTCATCACCCCTCATCTTGATTCTGGAGTCCCAGCATCAAGATGAGGGGTACAAAATTCGGCTTATAGCTAGCTTGCAGTAACAAATATCATTCGCATGGTTAATCTAGGCGAATGATATTTGTTAAAAATGGTACAATAACAACTATGAGAAAACGCAGTGAATTATTGATATCATTAATTCAGATACCAGTTGACTACATTATGCTGGTAGTTAGCTTTACTTTGGCTTACTTCTTGAGGCAGGGTAGCGGCAAGCCATTCTCGGGGATTATTAGTGGTTATGCATATTTAGACCTAGTGATGTTGTTTTTACCCATATGGCTAATTATATTCGCCGGCGCAGGGCTTTACAGGATACGCTCAGATCGAGGCAATTGGGTGGATATAGGTAAGATATTCGTGGCTTGTGCTGCAGGCGTTATGGTACTTATTGTAATCGACTTTCTAAGCCCCTCTCCCATATTCCCAGCTAAAATCGTACCAATCTATGGCTTCGTGCTCTCTGTAGTTCTAGTGAGCTTAGGAAGGCTCATAATGACTTTGATTCAACGGACCCTGGCGCTGCGAGGGATCGGAGTATACAGAGTTCTTTTTATAGGTAGTGGAAGAAATGCAGTAGAGTTAAAATCCACACTGAAGCAGTTTAAGAGGCGATATCAGGTAGTATCTAGTATTTCATCATTATCAGAGGTCAGTACCTCGAAACTTTCAAATATTATCAGCCTTAAGCATGTAGATATTATCATGGTGGCTGATCCCTCGACCAACGAAGAAAACCTATTAGAAATTCTGGCTTTTTGTCAGCAAAATCACATCGGCTATCAGTTTTCACCAACGATATCAGGGCTTTACACCTCCAATATCCTCTCCACCCAGATTGGTTCGATCCCAATCCTTGAGCTTAGGCCCACACCCTTGGAGGGATGGGGCAGGATTCTAAAAAGATTATTCGATTTAATTGTCACTTTGATAATTATAATTCCAGTTCTACCGGTATTGGCCTTGCTTTATCTGATTATAAAGGCCACTGACCCTGGTCCAGCAATTTATTCCCACGAATGTTTTGGCAGAACTGGCAACAAGATTAATGTATACAAATTGAGGACAATGAAGGCAGAATTCAGTATTGGGCCAAAATTTGCTGGGCGTACCATTCAGGAGGTATTGAAGCTTTTACCCAAGGACAAGGCCGATGAATATAGGGCCACAGCCAAAATTAAAGACGATCCAAGGGTTGGCCGATTCGGCCGGTTCTTGCGCCGAACTAGCCTTGATGAACTCCCGCAACTTTTTAATGTTCTCAAGGGGGATCTAAGCCTAGTAGGCCCTAGGCCTTTACCCGAATCTGAGCTGGGTTTGCTGGGGGGCAAGCAAAATCTGGCTAGAATTGTAGCCATAAGGCCAGGTATTACCGGCCTCTGGCAAGTCTCTGGTAGAAATGATCTTGAATATTATGAACGAGTAAAACTGAATTTATATTACATTGATAACTGGTCTTTGTGGCTAGATATCAAGATAATATTCAAGACGATTTGGCAGGCGGTAATAGGCAGTAATGGAGTATAAAAAAAGTCTTTCAGGCCTGAAGGTAGCTATAGTACACGACTGGATGGTGGGCTTAGGTGGCGCCGAAAGAGTTGTAGGAAGTATGCTGAAGCTATTGCCACAGGCCGACATCTATACTAGCGTGTACTCACCAGATAAGCTGCAGTTATTTGCTGGCCACAAGATCAATACGACATTTCTGCAGAATTGGCCTTTGTCACGGAGCAAACATCAGCTATTCTCAGCCCTTAGGCCTCTCGCATTCGAGAGTTTAGATTTAAGCAATTACGACCTAGTCTTATCTAGCTCAAGCGCAGAATCTAAAGGAGTGATCACCCCCACCTCGACACTCCATATAAGCTATATTCATACCCCTACAAGGTACTATTGGAGCGGGTATAGTGATTATTTGGCAGAGCCGGGCTTTGGAGTGTTAAATCCGATAGTAAGGTTACTCATGCCTAGTTTAGTTCGCCGACTCCGTAAATGGGACTTTGCCGCCGCGCAGAGGCCTGATTATTTGGTGGCAAATTCTAATGTTGTCTCGGCCAGGATTAGTGAGTATTATAATCGCCCAAGCCAAACGATCAGGCCTCCTGTAGACACAGATCGCTTCAGGAACGACAGGGAGAATCAGCAAGGGGATTATCTATTGGTTGTATCCAGGCTAGTGCCCTATAAGAGGGTTGATTTGGCCGTCAAGGCCTGTAATAAATTAGGCTTAAAGCTAATTGTAGCTGGCCGAGGGCCAGAGCTCTCTAGGCTTAAAAAGCTTGCTGGTAGTACGGTTAGCTTTGTGGAGAGCCCGTCTGATAGCCAGATAACCAAGCTGTATTTAGGTGCCCGTGGCTTCATATTCTCTGCTGAAGAAGACTTCGGGATTACTCCTGTCGAGGCGATGTCAGCTGGACTACCGGTGATTTGCTTTGGCGAGGCTGGCGCCACAGAGACGGTCATTGATGGGGCTACTGGGGTTTATCATGCCAATCAGACCGTCGCTAGCCTTGTCGAGGCGATAGGTAAATTCGAAGCTACCAAGTTTGATCGCGGCACGATAGTTAAAAGAGCAAAGATGTTCTCAGAGAGCAGGTTTTTAGACGAGTTAGGAGGATACATTGCCGATAAGATCTCAAAAAAACCATAGAGCCGTCAAGTTAGTATTGTCTGGGCTAATGGTAGTTACTCTGTTGGTGCTGGCTTCTTTAGTGCCATCTGTGATAGATAAAGTTGTGATTAATACAACTAAAATAAACGACTACAGAGTTATATCCAACAATTTGTTAGGCCTTGATAAGCCCGTAAACATACTTTTGCTTTTTGAGAATAACGCTGAAGATAAAACCAGAGCCCGTTAGATCGGTTTATTATTACGACTACAAGTTTAAAGAGGTAAACTATGTAGAGCCTGCTCCGGACGCCAAGGGCGAACCAATGCTTTATACCCTACGAGACAGTGGCCAGAGCCTAGATTGGCCAGCCAATGCAAAGCGAGCAAAGACTATATTTAGCCGTGAATCCGGACTGGAAGTTGATATAGTTGTCGCAATTACACCAGAAATACTTAAGCAGCTAATTTCAGATACGGGCCCTATTGTTCTTGAAGGTTATGGCCTAACCGTAACCGCTGATAATATTACTCAGACCCTTCAGCTAGAAGTTGAGTCCGGCCAGGATAAGGTGGAAAGGAAGGACCCCAAAACGGTCCTATCTAGCGTAGCAAATGAGCTAATAAAGAGACTAAGTGAAAAGTCAGTCAATGATCTAACAAAAATTGGTTCCAGCCTAAGAGACCAGGCAAAGCAGAGGCAGATATTGGTCTATGGTAGTAATTATGATCTAGCTGAAAGCTTATCCAGGCTTGGGTATGATGGGTCCTTGGTGGCATTTGAATCAGATTACTTCTTGCTAACAGAGAATAATTATAGCGTCGACAAAAGTAACGCTTTTATAACTAGACAGCTTGACCGTAAGCTAGCTATCGACCCAGATGGCAGCGTGACTGTAGATGTCAAACTGACACGGACCCAGAACTTGGAGCAATCATTCCCTTATGTCGACCCAGTTGATCAAGGCACCACATTCTTGGTTAAGAGTAATAAGAGTTACATGAAGTTTGCCGTCCCAGCTGGCTCCAAGCTGGATTCAACAAAGTCAAATATAGATATAG
It includes:
- a CDS encoding AI-2E family transporter; this encodes MSSKDKLTVTISPASFVYLAVVAAAVAAVWYLSGVVIIVVASVIFAAGLNPSVKRLEKIKFPRWLAVSVIYVMVFSILGYLIFLIAPTISEQANDIFKNFPAHRARVGASLDSQPLLQEAFDRVTDSVRSRPEIVANQVGAAATGIIGSLFGFITFLVLTFYFLMSGREISSAMVKYVPSRKSQKEIIAIGKESSVKLGHWIRSQVIMSIIVFLTTYLVLSIIGVEFSLSLALFAGLLQFVPFVGPLLGAAPALLAALVISPLNALIYSASVLIVQMLLANVIAPQLFNKAIGVSPVVILIAALIGFSLLGPVGVILAVPIAAVVDVVFDSLGPDYVKDKIFDATKS
- a CDS encoding MBL fold metallo-hydrolase; translated protein: MDITFSNNNTIKISGKSSSIIINPTSAVKADLLLFTDPSASRLEQKSFYGPGEYEVLGAMVDGIEIDKGNTAYSVVSDDIHITYIVDLLAPLSNTQLESMDGVDILIIAVKDDKADLLNKVISQVEPSVLIPIMIDESEIAKIKAEFGKDIEPMERYKITKKDLPLETQELVLLK
- the rpmB gene encoding 50S ribosomal protein L28; the protein is MSYRCDLTGKGKQFGNHVSHSQRHVKRTWKPNLQPKTLIIDGKKVKLRLAASTIRTLNKYQKQIDAKELENANK
- a CDS encoding site-2 protease family protein → MEMLITIVFYVIILVIVLTVHEFSHAWASHMLGDVTAKREGRLTLNPASHIDPFMTLLLPLGLILLGSPVVFGAAKPVPFNPYAVRYGKWGAALVAFAGPASNLLMALVVGLYLRFVAIGGLGGEFLIQFVLVNVAFFVFNMIPFPPLDGSRLLYAVAPPGLQDIMDRIEQFGLVAVFAMVFILFQITGPAFSNIIFLIASFILGKPVY
- a CDS encoding ATP-dependent Clp protease ATP-binding subunit produces the protein MRPVSYSNSIRVSKARLASHLKDGFTKSILLFSWLLIALGVTLYITSPVKPAILLASLGIVGLIFSVWARWDLGSVRAVYNPDSSEILIDDVATEDIVFLVNDKQSPRQVLSAISSNWQVAFILTRYQVDIALLASSVSNDPGQSQALWNRAFMIAGQVPIKEISSGVLLVAMFIENPIMKDWLLKNGMDVQDVIGGLMWEESLWKRIISPKAQNNYGGIGRDWSSGYTPILDHYGQNISIAIMDGKQDFSSVHRGNVIEQILTNLAKADRNNIAMVGEVGVGKTALVYALAEKLIDGEDVPDQLKYKQIFQMDSGTVTASVSKNLSLELIFKEIISNVSRAGNIMIYLDEAQLFFGTGSGSVDISSILLPAIKATGISLIASFSLDDWSRLSSSNPNLASLFARVDVEPSDREQTIGILQDISIQLEAKNKATVTFKALQSAYDLSERYLRNKAMPARAIDLLSDSMSYASGGLVTAESVARATEIITNTKVSQASEAEKTQLLNLEDLIHERMINQSQAVKVVSDALRRSRAGVRNTNRPVGSFLFLGPTGVGKTELTKALAAVYYGSEASMNRLDMSEYQNKSDIKRLLESAGKTSSGSSFLQKINQNPFSVVLLDEIEKAHPDILNLLLQMLDEGMLTDTAGHKISFKEAIIICTSNAGANDIRAQISAGKKLEEFEEELTDKLIDQNVFRPELINRFDEIVLFRPLNKEELLQVAKLIIKGVNKQLEAKKVTVVLTDPAMLTLVDLGYDPRLGARPMRRVISRLVENKVAQKLLSGELSPGSTLTLDVGDLEVVV
- a CDS encoding HIT family protein, with the translated sequence MPQSVFTKIKNKEVPGVILYDDGKCFVILSNMPHAPGHLLVIPVEEMDSWQDLDTKSFLHLMEVAQYFGRATKEIYSPPKVSLVAIGFEVPHVHIHIFSLFGVSGADHTKASAANMEELSKEALKFEKYLKKTKGKVL
- a CDS encoding undecaprenyl-diphosphate phosphatase; the encoded protein is MMAVLVVVTLAILQGLTEFLPISSSGHLFLLPWAFNLPNPGLSFDAAIHIGTALALLIFFWKDFYNLVKKRDKLIIYILVASIPAAIVGFLGDKYIEKYLYQSSTAPLVIGIGLIFYGIVMYVIDRNAKLKDDISSVGGKKALIIGFAQVLALIPGTSRSGITISAGEFLGLNRESAARFSFLLATPISMGAGLYKFGQIVSQPSGGVSIWLTVLGIVVAFFTGLVVIKWLLEYLKSHSLLVFVLYRFALGSAVIALWLVKG
- a CDS encoding ribonuclease HI family protein, whose product is MRLIVYCDGGSRGNPGPSALGVVIKTSKGEIIEEIGEYLGVQTNNFAEYSAVVRALERLNEMKVLEADFFLDSELIVRQLNGIYKVKNANIKPLNSRVVELCSGMDTTFTHVYRQDNKQADAVVNDVLDSIK
- a CDS encoding sugar transferase; this translates as MRKRSELLISLIQIPVDYIMLVVSFTLAYFLRQGSGKPFSGIISGYAYLDLVMLFLPIWLIIFAGAGLYRIRSDRGNWVDIGKIFVACAAGVMVLIVIDFLSPSPIFPAKIVPIYGFVLSVVLVSLGRLIMTLIQRTLALRGIGVYRVLFIGSGRNAVELKSTLKQFKRRYQVVSSISSLSEVSTSKLSNIISLKHVDIIMVADPSTNEENLLEILAFCQQNHIGYQFSPTISGLYTSNILSTQIGSIPILELRPTPLEGWGRILKRLFDLIVTLIIIIPVLPVLALLYLIIKATDPGPAIYSHECFGRTGNKINVYKLRTMKAEFSIGPKFAGRTIQEVLKLLPKDKADEYRATAKIKDDPRVGRFGRFLRRTSLDELPQLFNVLKGDLSLVGPRPLPESELGLLGGKQNLARIVAIRPGITGLWQVSGRNDLEYYERVKLNLYYIDNWSLWLDIKIIFKTIWQAVIGSNGV
- a CDS encoding glycosyltransferase, whose product is MEYKKSLSGLKVAIVHDWMVGLGGAERVVGSMLKLLPQADIYTSVYSPDKLQLFAGHKINTTFLQNWPLSRSKHQLFSALRPLAFESLDLSNYDLVLSSSSAESKGVITPTSTLHISYIHTPTRYYWSGYSDYLAEPGFGVLNPIVRLLMPSLVRRLRKWDFAAAQRPDYLVANSNVVSARISEYYNRPSQTIRPPVDTDRFRNDRENQQGDYLLVVSRLVPYKRVDLAVKACNKLGLKLIVAGRGPELSRLKKLAGSTVSFVESPSDSQITKLYLGARGFIFSAEEDFGITPVEAMSAGLPVICFGEAGATETVIDGATGVYHANQTVASLVEAIGKFEATKFDRGTIVKRAKMFSESRFLDELGGYIADKISKKP
- a CDS encoding DUF4012 domain-containing protein; amino-acid sequence: MRITLKIKPEPVRSVYYYDYKFKEVNYVEPAPDAKGEPMLYTLRDSGQSLDWPANAKRAKTIFSRESGLEVDIVVAITPEILKQLISDTGPIVLEGYGLTVTADNITQTLQLEVESGQDKVERKDPKTVLSSVANELIKRLSEKSVNDLTKIGSSLRDQAKQRQILVYGSNYDLAESLSRLGYDGSLVAFESDYFLLTENNYSVDKSNAFITRQLDRKLAIDPDGSVTVDVKLTRTQNLEQSFPYVDPVDQGTTFLVKSNKSYMKFAVPAGSKLDSTKSNIDIEYKGKERGYDVYGFNSELVPLEPSEYTFSYKLPYILADDDTMTLNSFIQLQNGGWPYQIRNSVVVPKEWQLSASNKKDLFYDQGSVVYDSIIDRDLYMSYIYVKK